GTCACACACCAAAGTGAGcatgattgacaggcatcatgttgattaatgttagcaacattagccagctaaaaccccgatatcactatatatttcacatgtttggcagtaatgttagcctaccaaacgaaggtccctccatgaccTCGTCGGactcaataacgttactcgctctggagttaacccccgtcactccactcagcagcagggaaacgacacaggaaacctctgttggtcttgaggagctgcagcatttatttctgcatgaactgcaacttccaccgtacattcacttgatactCTCAAAGCTAAAGTAACTATCCTCTGCTCCGCTGCACGCTCATTTTCTCACACTctcgctgccgctctctctctcttgcttcaccactcacaaCACACTAGTTTTCCTCAAatgtcggtcacattcctgttttgcaacacaggcttcactagatatactgtttctttgtttttttttgtgcttccgttgagtttgtgttggagtctgagtggTGGTGGGGGCTGGGCGTTTATTGCCGTTTtcagactccatttctaaccgaatgttagctatggttgcacactgttagccctgtagcagAGCTGAAGAGAGTTAAGGCACTCGCAAGCGTGCATGTCGTCACATCCATTGGATTTTCCCTGAAAAAAAAACGGtctgcattcttcacattaaaagcagtctacaggttGATAGAGGACTTCCAGAAAGTCGCGAAAGGTTGAATCTTTTAAGTTAGGcaataaaaaactattaaaaaacgTTAAcacgtgtaaaaacttacatacagtccctttaaatgttttcatttatagAAGCCACTGTGGGAATCAGTAACTACTTACAGGTGGTTGATATGGAGACAAATCGGGGTGCAACCTCTGGATTTCATTACTGTGTATGACGCAGGAGCCCATTCCCTCGTGGTTAACGCTGTGATTATTCTGGTCTTCTTCGTTGTGTTGCAGATGGAGAGCTGTATGCTGGTACAGTCAGTAATTTCCAAGGTAATGAACCCATCATTTACAAGAGCCTAAGCCAAGGAACTGCTCTGAAAACGGAAAACTCACTCAACTGGCTTCAAGGTACAGTACAATTTGATATATTATTTGATATTGCATATTCTTATACAAGATAAATTACATTCTAAAACTGTTTCTGCCAGATATGCTGTATGAGAGCAGAATTTGACACCATTAGAGATCATATAGATGAAAAGTGTTTACCTGCAATCTATCAGAGGCCCTGTGACAATTGAATTTTCCATTTAGTGTGTTGATGTCAGAGGGAATAGGGACGTCTGTCCCTGGATGCCTGAATTTCATAAACCGTAGGTTGACATTATTGTTTACGTCGTTTTTCTTTCAGACCCGGCCTTTGTTGGCTCTGCCTACATACAGGAGAGCCTGCCCAAGGGCAACCTAGTGGGCGACGACGATAAGATTTACTTCTTCTTCAGTGAAGCAGGGAAGGAGTTTGATTTCTTTGACAACACCGTTGTGTCACGCATTGCTCGCGTGTGTAAGGTGAGTGATGCTTGGTGGCAGATAGTCCATCTAAAGGGGCCTTTTTTCCCCTTTAGCAATATATCCTGACACCCCCTCACATCACTGCAGGAGTCTATCAGACGAAGGGCGTTTGAgcatttcatgtgttttcatgCTCCTATACAGATACATCAATGTAGTCTTCTGAAAGCTTCTTACAGCCTAAATATGATGAGCACAGCTCACAGTCTTTCTGCGCTGGATCTCTTGTTACAGAAAAACATTCCTCTTGCATGTTTCCCTCTGTTTGATTCTTTTTCTCCAGATGCTCTCCTCCCTCAATTCTTATCATGTTTCACCAAATATTTGTGTTCAGACAGGACTCGGTAGCCAAGTCAAATTGTCTCAGATCCATGCACAGAGATGGATTATCACCTGCTGAAATACTTAAACCCAGGGCTTTTAAACTACAACACAGACCGCACACAGTATTTGTTAATATCTTTTAGGATCTTCTCAGTTCTGTAAACATCATTAATACCACAAAACCAGTTCTCCAGATCAGACTCGTCTctgtgaaaataatcatgtttaTCACTGTCCAAGGATCCCGAGTATTTCAAACTTGTCCTGTGACGCCATCTGGAATGTTCTTTCactttttatgtaatttttcaTTATTGTCAACTTTTTAGGAATCTACATGGAGAGAGTTGTTgtgtgtcatgttttttttgctgtcaaagttaacgtgataataacgcgttcacgcaaattctttttaatgattctaatttctttaatccattaacgcaacttgtgattttgacAACTTGTGACTTGTGATTcgatattttaattgattgacggctctatttttttttatggaaagCCCGGCTGTTTCAGTCAGACACTGCCCACAGGGCTATATTTCTTTAATCTTAATGCAATTATCCACTCAGTTTTTTCCAtacattcaatttaaaaaaacataacagaGTTAAATAAATATTGACTCATGCATCATGTTGATGATAGGGTTTCTCACATATGTTTAAAATATATGCTGAACATAAAGTACATAATGAGGAAATGAGTAATAAAGTGTCACTTTTGGGGAGTCTTCTTCCCAAACAAACATAGAACATTACAAagctttaaaatgaatttaaatgctCTGAAGATAGACGGTGTCAGTCCCTGTAAGTAATACCGCAAAGTGATTCCTGTTCAAATTTATTGTTACTTTAAATCCTATCCCTATCTCCCTTGTCCCTTGTTTGACTTGTTATGCCGGCAGCAGTCCCGCTCTTTGTTGTTTATTCAGGTGTTTAGTAAACAGGTTCCACTTCATAGAGGCTAACTATGGAATGTTTTGcttgaaacaaacaaaagcaaagcaTGTTCTCATTTGCCGGATTGTTCCGTTTCTCAGAAAGAAGCCATTACTGCCCGCCATGAACGGCCTTTTGAACAAGGGATGCTTTTACAAGGGATTAATGAACGGGATGCATTTGCTTCAATTATTCAGAAGTCAGTTTAAGCACAGAGTGGCATTAAATTATAAAGCTAGGTTCAGTTGGGAGGACTAgaggaatatactgtatgttgctcATTATCTGCCTGGGTTACTGCAATAAGCAATTGCTTCAGAAGCTCAGTATTGGTCATGTGTCATTTCCCCTCCCGTCCAGCGCTGCCATTTCCTCTGATTAATGTAATACTAAAGTGGACTCGATTGAAGCTTCATGTTTAAAGGGTTGTATGTAGTTTAGATCATTTAGTATTTCTCTTTGGTCCTctgcacatttttaaaactaCGTATTTCTTCCAGCAGCCAACTTTCATCTTGTAAGATCTAAGACTGTGAGAAAGCTGGAATAATTGTTGCCCtgaactgaatgtaaacagacaGTATGGTCAGTGCAGGAGATCATCCTGGCTTTATGTGCCAGGTCTTTTTTGCAAATCTAAAATAAGCTCTTGGTTTGTGTAGGTAAAACATCTGTCCTAAAACTCCCTGTGGAATGTAGTCTGTTTTACAGTCACacatcacatactgtaaatcACTTTCACGTTGAGGTTTAAGGATGTAGTCGCTCTCGAATTTGCACAGATATCCTGTCGTACAGTCTGTGTAGCCAAATTAGTCTGCATGTCAACGAGGTCCCGTGCCACACATCACTTTGAAGGCTAGTGCCAAAGGCGCTGAATCACAGCGGTAGTGTCAGGGAAGAAGGATTGTCGGGGAGCAAAGCCtcgttttctttttcatttaaaagCATTTGCCCTCCTCAAAGGCCcaagtctttctttcttttttatctaaGCCAGTTGTGATgatgtatattgtttttatgaCCTAGAAGTCTGCTGCCTCGGGGTAAATCTGTGTTATCGGCAACAAATGATTTAGCTCATTAAGGTTTTACTTTATGAGGTTTCAATTACGTCAATTCAAACGGCCTCACCTTTGGACACAGtgctttctttctgtttctgtttttagtCATGAAGAAGGTAGATACAGATGACAGAATCAtaatataacatacagtatgttatggTATGTGAGGTATGCCATGGCAACGTACCATATGGTGCACATTATTATTTCATGCCTTTTACAAGCCTGTCACATCCCATCAAATCACACATccgctttttttttcagaggcaTTGTCAGCCGCCTCAGACAGGTGTCAATCTTATGTTCTTGCACCCTCTACTGGCCGCATGTTAAACAGCTCCAATATGTGTGTTGTAGGGCGACATGGGAGGCGAGAGGGTTCTGCAGAAGAAATGGACGACCTTCCTGAAGGCTCAACTTTTGTGTTCTCTGCCTGATGACGGCTTCCCCTTCAACATAATCCAAGACATGTTTGTGCTGACGCCCAGCCCCGAGGACTGGAAGAACACTGTGTTTTATGGAGTCTTTACGTCTCAGTGGTGAGGATCAACTCTCACTCTCACCCTTCTGATCGAAAAGTGCAAATGCAAGAGAAGAGAGTAGATGATTTTTTATCAGATTCAGCTGCTAGTTACTTTCCATCTGCATTCCCTGGGCAGTTAAACATGACCACAGTATTTCTAAAATCAGTTAGTGTCTATAGAGAGTTGTTTAGGCTTTCAGTGTAAAACATCCCCTCTATAATGTCACAGAACGCTTTCTTAAAGATTTAACAAGATCAGAATGTAATAAATGATCAATCAGTGTTGTGAAGATGCTTGTTTATGTCTTCTAAGGTATAAAGGTGCTTCAGGAAGCTCTGCAGTGTGTTCCTTCACTATGGACCAGGTGGAAAAGGCGTTCAGTGGGCGATACCGTGAGGTCAACCGAGAGACTCAACAGTGGTACACGTACAATCATCCGGTCCCAGAGCCTCGGCCTGGAGTGGTGAGTAAATgtctgctgccctctgctggagaACCAGTAGACACATTATACATGTCAGTACTCAGCAGCATGTCATGTcatgacattacattacaaCACAGTTCTCGAATgagaatttatttttaaagaaaataagctcaaatctctgaacaattagttttgttgttcacaatagattttaatttctcattcattcaagcaaattgcacgtgTTTTGGCAATAACTACCTGCACatgtcttgctgatcaaaactgataaGTTTACTCTCTGTGATGTTGTCGcactcttcacaacttctaaacattcaTCGTTTGAGCCTCATAtacaaaatgatccattcaattatcaaaatctgtcaagaCATGCATGTATTTTCCATAAAATGGTACaatttcttgttgttttttactgaactaCAGCAGGGTTTTTACATTGTTTcaggttttgtatgtaaatgattTATCGccattttcttacatttacTGTTAACACAAACGTGcatatcctgtttctgtgtatacagtattgtagcctacagtattgacttttcctAGTAAACTTTTACCtactgttgaaatgggaatctaaaCAGCTCAGTGTGATACACAACAGCATTCAAATAGACAGAACTGACACTCTGGTATagtacagtaagcagtcagtgtcaacaaaaaaattgaataaaacAGATTTCTATATAAGAAACATGTCCAGGGTTGACTGCGATGGTGAAATAAcatctaaacattttgaccaatacggctcacacgatgaaaaaaaacaacttttagttttggtggccaatttactgacacaataactagattttgaagcatgaatgaagtgttttgggtgagttactaccttttgcaaacatgcaatagagttgtgatgtcccatcgaacagttgtgacaattgcactcacagtttagagaaagttaagactgtttcaAAAAATGCACCAAagcgattgagaaaaactgtaatgagTTTCATACGTTCTCGTCTGCTCATCAGTCACATCCTTAAATTTTGACTTGGAGGATCAAAGCTCAAATAGATATCCATCGAGCTGGCGTCAGTCCCCACCTCTCTTCCTAAACATGATTCTCATCAAAATTACTGTCGCTTTCATTTCCTGGCAGGCTTATCACAGTTGAATCACTGAAAAATCGAAGCAAAAGAAACACTAAGGCGCTGtacagctgcagtgtgtgttaaTATCCAATGTTTGTAAATGACTAGATTTTTTTTGCCTCCACAGTGTATCACAAATGCTGCCAGGGAGCAGGGCATCTCCTCCTCGCTGCACATGCCGGACAAGGTGCTGAATTTTGTCAAAGACCACTTCCTTATGGACAGCGTGATCCGCAGCCAGCCTCTCCTGCTAAAGCGTAATGTTCGCTACACGCAGATCGCTGTCCATCGAGTCCTGGCAGCAAAAAAGGCGTATAATGTGCTCTTCATTGGCACAGGTATAAAGGACTCCTCGCccacagtcacacagtcacactcaTTTTTGTAGCATCCTATGTTATCGATAATGTTTAATCTCACGTTATACCGTGTCTCATCTTCTAGATGACGGGAGACTTCATAAAGCCATTAATGTCAACAACAAGATGCACATCATCGAGGAGATGGCGCTCTTCCGTGATTCCCAACCGGTGCAACACATTGAGCTGGACACTGAAAAGGTAAGAGTGGAGAGTGCTGTGAGAGAAAACAAGCTCAGCGTGTTTTACAGAGCTTTTCTCATGGTGTGAACTAATAACGAGCTCAGTAAACGCATTTATTGGCAGTTTAGAGATTCCATGAGCCATGAAGAGTCGCAGCCTAAAGTAGACCTCATGTTCAATGAGCTAATTACACGCAACTTTCTCTCAGGGGATCTGCAAACAGCTGGGGTTTTAACAGCTGGGATTGTGACACTTCTTGAATTCCTGGCTTGACTTTGACACTCTGCATTGATTTCTACATTGGGGGGGAAAAGAAAATTCCTATTAAGCTGGtattaaaaaaagctaaatgtgCTGTGTACAGAATGTAGATCAGGGTCAGACAAGGAAGATTCTGGATGCAATTAGTAACCCAGTATTTGGGGCACTCACTTCCTGTCCCCCTGCTTTGCCATCTCTCCTCCACAGGGTCAGCTTTATGTTTCCTCTTTCTCTGAACTGGTGGAGGTCCCAGTAGCTAACTGCACTAATTATCAGAGTTGCGGGGAGTGCATCCTCTCCAGGGATCCTTACTGTGCCTGGAACGGGAGGCAGTGTGTGGATGTCAGACAGGCTCCACCAAGCAAGTATGCATCCCTCTGCacaactacagctacagctatTAGACAAACATTTCTATAATATCTACATATAAGATGGTTTCTGATTAGGCATATGTGTGTTCTAGTGCCTGGCAGCAAGATGTAGATGAAGCAGACACATCAGCTATTTGCAACAAGACAGCGCCGAACCCACGGTTGGCTAAACCTCCACCTACACGTAAGTGAACTCCTGTTCTCTTTGTCGTAGATTTACTGAGCAGCACTCTGCACTGGATTTTTTTCCCATGCTTTGCATTTCAATTTGAGTCTTGATTACAAATGTGTTCATTGTGTCAAACCATTATTATTCTGAATTCTGCACTAGATAAGGCGGTACAGCTTATTTCACGCCATATCTGACTCGatctgtgtctctctgcttTGCCTTTTCCACAGGAATGTCTTCATGCCAGGTGATCATTATCCCAGCCAACACGTTCAAAGTACTCCCTTGCAAGCTGCGCTCTAATTTGGCTGAAAGGAGGTGGGAGTTCAGTGAGAGCGCGGGTCACTTCCATTACCCCAGCCCAGAGGGGGGGTTGGTAGTGGTAGCTCAAGCGCACAGTCAGGAAACCTACGAGTGCTGGTCAGTGGAGGAAGGCTTCAGACAGCTGCTGGCAAACTACTGTGTGAGGGGCGAGGCCAAGCACGAGAGCACCACCCTGACTGGCCGCTCCCGTACGCCACAGGTCTCCCAGGAGGAGTTTATCATCCTGCCAGGGGAGGCCCGTTCGCCGCAGATCAACACCAAGACCTACTGGAACGAGCTGATAGTGGTGTGTGCCCTGCTGGCGTTTTCCCTGGTGGTGTTCTCTCTATTCGTGGTCTACAGGAACCGCGGCCACATGAAGTCCATGCTCAAGGAGGGAGAGTGCCCCAACATGCAGCAGAAGAAGCCCAGGATAGTGGGGAAACCGGCTGAGAACTTGCCGCTGAACGGCAACGCAGTGACAGCGTCGGCGTCAGATCACAAGGGCTACCAGACCCTTAACGACAACTACATCTGCAGCACTCCACCGCACGAGTGCTCGTCACCCGACAACAGCAAGAGCTTCTCAGAGTCGGAGAAGAGGCCTCTGAACTTGAAAGAGAGCCACGTAGAGATTTCTCCCACATGC
The nucleotide sequence above comes from Sebastes fasciatus isolate fSebFas1 chromosome 4, fSebFas1.pri, whole genome shotgun sequence. Encoded proteins:
- the sema4ba gene encoding sema domain, immunoglobulin domain (Ig), transmembrane domain (TM) and short cytoplasmic domain, (semaphorin) 4Ba, with protein sequence MWTMSMAWLCLPAYTVLLVGCFHTAVTESDVTPRLTFSYNAKERTTRSFSVGGVVNYTTLLLSKEDNTLYVGAREILFALNLTDISAVKLQRNLTWKTPLKKRDECSFKGKDLQTDCFNYIKILLRMNSTHLYVCGTYAFSPTCAYINTADFSLVKSETGEIVTEDGRSRCPFNPEYKSTAIMADGELYAGTVSNFQGNEPIIYKSLSQGTALKTENSLNWLQDPAFVGSAYIQESLPKGNLVGDDDKIYFFFSEAGKEFDFFDNTVVSRIARVCKGDMGGERVLQKKWTTFLKAQLLCSLPDDGFPFNIIQDMFVLTPSPEDWKNTVFYGVFTSQWYKGASGSSAVCSFTMDQVEKAFSGRYREVNRETQQWYTYNHPVPEPRPGVCITNAAREQGISSSLHMPDKVLNFVKDHFLMDSVIRSQPLLLKRNVRYTQIAVHRVLAAKKAYNVLFIGTDDGRLHKAINVNNKMHIIEEMALFRDSQPVQHIELDTEKGQLYVSSFSELVEVPVANCTNYQSCGECILSRDPYCAWNGRQCVDVRQAPPSNAWQQDVDEADTSAICNKTAPNPRLAKPPPTRMSSCQVIIIPANTFKVLPCKLRSNLAERRWEFSESAGHFHYPSPEGGLVVVAQAHSQETYECWSVEEGFRQLLANYCVRGEAKHESTTLTGRSRTPQVSQEEFIILPGEARSPQINTKTYWNELIVVCALLAFSLVVFSLFVVYRNRGHMKSMLKEGECPNMQQKKPRIVGKPAENLPLNGNAVTASASDHKGYQTLNDNYICSTPPHECSSPDNSKSFSESEKRPLNLKESHVEISPTCPRPRVRLGSEIKDSIV